One Microlunatus soli genomic window carries:
- a CDS encoding LuxR C-terminal-related transcriptional regulator, translating to MEAELTDLTAALREADRRLRSVPPDDVHEMCAVVRRALAALAPVDTFYVGLYRGDTTLVMPYLFDDGVDRIADTVEFGEGRLAHWVRATAKPYRYAEDDGRLLHAGVPLGTQGQSQDVVVVPMFDSDDRTVIGLLNVQSKQPDAFDDQFVTAMEWLAGALTVSLGVGSHPEPRSRLYRDHPELDTGRASSPLEILTAAIERLEDVSEIIGPLIERAPELTSEQLVAELRRIRAECMSGGAELAVMVAKSPDPNLAAAVDRTDPLTAREREIAELIAQDSMSNAALARHLMISEKTVKAHVGSILRKLGIRQRAELPWVLGSRSLADRDV from the coding sequence GTGGAAGCAGAACTGACCGACCTGACCGCCGCGCTCCGCGAGGCCGACCGCCGGTTGCGCTCGGTGCCACCCGACGACGTCCACGAGATGTGCGCGGTCGTCCGACGTGCCCTGGCCGCACTGGCTCCGGTCGACACCTTCTACGTCGGCCTCTACCGGGGCGACACCACGCTGGTGATGCCGTACCTCTTCGACGATGGCGTCGACCGGATCGCCGACACCGTCGAATTCGGCGAGGGCCGATTGGCGCACTGGGTCCGGGCCACGGCCAAGCCCTACCGCTACGCCGAGGACGACGGCCGACTGCTGCATGCCGGTGTGCCGCTCGGCACCCAGGGGCAGAGCCAGGACGTCGTCGTGGTCCCGATGTTCGACAGCGACGACCGGACGGTGATCGGTCTGCTCAACGTCCAGTCCAAACAGCCGGACGCCTTCGACGACCAGTTCGTGACCGCGATGGAATGGCTGGCCGGCGCGCTGACAGTCTCACTCGGCGTCGGATCACACCCCGAGCCACGGTCCCGGCTCTACCGGGATCATCCGGAGCTGGACACCGGTCGCGCGAGCAGTCCGCTGGAGATCCTGACCGCGGCGATCGAACGACTGGAAGACGTCAGCGAGATCATCGGCCCGCTCATCGAACGGGCACCGGAGCTGACCAGCGAGCAGCTCGTCGCCGAGCTGCGGCGGATCAGAGCCGAATGCATGAGCGGCGGCGCGGAGCTGGCGGTGATGGTCGCCAAGTCCCCCGACCCGAACCTTGCGGCGGCCGTCGATCGCACCGACCCGCTGACGGCCCGCGAACGGGAGATCGCCGAGCTGATCGCTCAGGACTCGATGAGCAACGCCGCTCTGGCCCGCCATCTGATGATCTCGGAGAAGACGGTCAAGGCCCACGTCGGCAGCATCCTGCGCAAGCTCGGCATCCGCCAGCGGGCCGAACTGCCGTGGGTTCTCGGCTCCCGATCATTGGCCGACCGGGACGTCTGA